A stretch of Lathyrus oleraceus cultivar Zhongwan6 chromosome 6, CAAS_Psat_ZW6_1.0, whole genome shotgun sequence DNA encodes these proteins:
- the LOC127092310 gene encoding uncharacterized protein LOC127092310 isoform X1 gives MRVSKIYLIAFLAFFHLSLVCGDLQTSYEIKRQVPTGPNLAQPPYPFLSMDKSYDYYIVREIKRKVPTGPNPAQSPDPPPSMKKSYDYNFVIGIKREVPPGPNPSQSPDPSSSVEKSYDYNFIREIKREVYTGPNPSQSPDPVLNMDKSYDYNFVGGIKREVPTGPNPTQSPGPPSSMGKSYHYNSIREIKRKVPIGPNPAQSPDPPSSMDKSYHYNSIREIKREVPTGPNPAQSPDPIPSLAKSYKSSPKKKS, from the exons ATGCGAGTTTCTAAGATTTATTTGATTGCCTTCTTGGCTTTCTTTCATCTTTCTCTTGTTTGCGGTGATCTCCAAACAAGTTATGAAATCAAAAGACAAGTACCCACGGGTCCAAATCTAGCTCAACCACCTTATCCATTTCTTAGCATGGACAAATCTTATGATTACTACATCGTTAGAGAAATCAAAAGAAAAGTACCTACTGGTCCAAATCCAGCTCAATCACCAGATCCACCTCCTAGCATGAAAAAATCTTATGATTACAACTTCGTTATAGGAATCAAAAGAGAAGTACCTCCTGGTCCAAATCCATCGCAATCACCTGATCCATCTTCTAGTGTGGAAAAATCTTATGATTACAACTTTATTAGAGAAATCAAAAGAGAAGTATATACTGGTCCAAATCCATCTCAATCACCTGATCCAGTTCTTAACATGGACAAATCTTATGATTACAACTTCGTCGGAGGAATCAAAAGAGAAGTACCTACAGGTCCAAATCCAACTCAATCACCTGGTCCACCTTCTAGCATGGGAAAATCTTATCATTACAATTCCATTCGAGAAATCAAAAGAAAAGTTCCTATCGGTCCAAATCCAGCTCAATCACCTGATCCAC CTTCTAGCATGGACAAATCTTATCATTACAATTCCATTCGAGAAATCAAAAGAGAAGTTCCTACCGGTCCAAATCCAGCTCAATCGCCTGATCCTATTCCTAGTTTAGCAAAATCTTACAAGTCTTCTCCTAAAAAGAAATCTTAG
- the LOC127092310 gene encoding uncharacterized protein LOC127092310 isoform X2 produces MRVSKIYLIAFLAFFHLSLVCGDLQTSYEIKRQVPTGPNLAQPPYPFLSMDKSYDYYIVREIKRKVPTGPNPAQSPDPPPSMKKSYDYNFVIGIKREVPPGPNPSQSPDPSSSVEKSYDYNFIREIKREVYTGPNPSQSPDPVLNMDKSYDYNFVGGIKREVPTGPNPTQSPGPPSSMDKSYHYNSIREIKREVPTGPNPAQSPDPPSSMDKSYHYNSIREIKREVPTGPNPAQSPDPIPSLAKSYKSSPKKKS; encoded by the exons ATGCGAGTTTCTAAGATTTATTTGATTGCCTTCTTGGCTTTCTTTCATCTTTCTCTTGTTTGCGGTGATCTCCAAACAAGTTATGAAATCAAAAGACAAGTACCCACGGGTCCAAATCTAGCTCAACCACCTTATCCATTTCTTAGCATGGACAAATCTTATGATTACTACATCGTTAGAGAAATCAAAAGAAAAGTACCTACTGGTCCAAATCCAGCTCAATCACCAGATCCACCTCCTAGCATGAAAAAATCTTATGATTACAACTTCGTTATAGGAATCAAAAGAGAAGTACCTCCTGGTCCAAATCCATCGCAATCACCTGATCCATCTTCTAGTGTGGAAAAATCTTATGATTACAACTTTATTAGAGAAATCAAAAGAGAAGTATATACTGGTCCAAATCCATCTCAATCACCTGATCCAGTTCTTAACATGGACAAATCTTATGATTACAACTTCGTCGGAGGAATCAAAAGAGAAGTACCTACAGGTCCAAATCCAACTCAATCACCTGGTCCAC CTTCTAGCATGGACAAATCTTATCATTACAATTCCATTCGAGAAATCAAAAGAGAAGTTCCTACCGGTCCAAATCCAGCTCAATCACCTGATCCACCTTCTAGCATGGACAAATCTTATCATTACAATTCCATTCGAGAAATCAAAAGAGAAGTTCCTACCGGTCCAAATCCAGCTCAATCGCCTGATCCTATTCCTAGTTTAGCAAAATCTTACAAGTCTTCTCCTAAAAAGAAATCTTAG